The genomic stretch GTCTGTTCCTCAAAAATATCTTCAAAATATTCATGCCTGGTTTTCATTTCAGCAAAAGCAACAGATAAAGACAGGTTGGCGATCTTCTGAGTATTTGCAGGAAACTGCAGCTCTTCAATCAGTTTTTTCATCTGCGCCGTTTGTGAAGAATAGCTCATCCGATCAAGGTCTAAACCAAACTGCACAAAAATCTGATACAAGTCTTCCGCATCCTGATAATTCGGCACCGAAAACACCTGTCGGTATCCATTTAGAAAAGCTTTAAGGCTGCTGAAAGCAATATCTCTGTCGTGATCTGCCGCTGCAACATCTTTTCCTTTTCCGCTGAAAGATTTTTTGGTATACACCGCATCATAATCTGCATAATGCGTCGTGAGCTCGTTCATCAAAGGATGATTGGCCAACATTGGATATTTTCCGGAAGTCGAAACGGTGATCGTTCTTTCTGTGAGTGTCGCCAAATCTTTGGTGCTCACTCTTTGTAGTGAAATTTTCATACGTCAAATGTGTTTTTATTATTAATAATTTAAAAATTACTTTAATCAAATATAAAATAAATTGTATTTAAATACAAACACTGTTGTTTATACTCAATGTATGTTGATTTTAAGTACAGACACCCCTGTTTCAATTCAATGTCAATTGATTTTGAATACAAACAACCCTGTTTGGACTTTATGTAAATTGATTGTGAGGACAAACATGGGTGTTTGGTGTTAATGTATGATGAGTTTGAAGGAAATGGAGTTGTTTCAGTTTGAATAACTTTTATTTTTGCTACCTTTTGTATATTTGATAATTAGAATCAGCATTAAGCTAATCCAAATAATAATTTAATTGAAGGATCGAGACTTTATCAATATAGACATTATGGATTCCATTTTAGAATACATAACTAATGACATTAAAAAACAATATAACTCTCATTTTCTTTTAAATGATGAATTGGAATATTTAATTGAAATGAATAAATATGAAAGAAGTAGTGTTATATTAGCAAACTACTATAATACCGATTTAAAAGGTAAAGATTTAGGATTATCATTATTAAACATAGTTTATGACACACTTAGGAATCCTTCTTTCAATTTAGATGATGATGATGAATTTTATATAGAAAATAGCAAAGAAGCAATAGATTCTGATGAAAATTTTTATTTTAATAACCCTATTTACAATTGGTATGAATATTCTGACTGGAATAATAATCATAGGGAAATACTTCTTCTGCAAATCCAGAATATTCTTATTAATAACGAAAAAATAAGAAAATATGATTTGAATGAAATTGATTTACAAATTTATAAAGAAATAATAAGTAATGAAGAATTAGCTAAATCTATTAATTGGAGAAACTTTGAATTGCTTTTAGCAAAAATATTGGAAAAATTTGAATATGAAGTAGAAGTTTTAAAAGGGTCAAAAGATGGAGGCATTGATATTATTGCATTGAATAAATCAACATCATTTGGACAAGAGAGATATCTAATTCAAGCAAAAAAATGGTCAAATAAAGTTGGTGTAGATCCTGTAAGAAATTTACTTTGGGCCCATAATGAATATAAAGCAACAAAATCTTGTCTAATTACAACATCTAAATTTACTAAAGGCGCTTGGGAATTAGCTGAGAAATATAAATGGCAAATTGAGTTAAAAGATTATCAAAAGCTATCTGAATGGATTGAAGAAGCTTCAAAAAAATTTTAGAAACACCATGCTAGTGCGAGCATCTTGCTCGTACCTTTTGTTAAGAGCGGACACAAGCGAGACGCTTGCGCCAGCAAAGGAGAAAATATAACTAAAACCTTGTCAAGGTTAATATTCAGAGTAAAAATAACCTTGACAAGGTTAATCAAAAACAACAAAAGGCCAGAAGAAATTCCGGTCTTTTTCATTGCCCACCATTTCATTTTTAAAACCATAACCACCAAAACTATTTAATCATTAAATTAGCATCAAAATTTTATCAATGAAGAACTACTTTTCAATGTTGTTGATGTTTTTGTTTTTTGTAGGAACTGCACAAAACAACCAACCAAAAGACACGTATGTAAAAGACAATTTCACAAAACAGGAATTTTATATTCCGATGCGTGACGGAACAAAATTATTTACGGCGGTTTACATTCCGAAAGATATTTCGAATAAAAATAAATATCCTTTTCTGATGCAAAGAACCTGCTACAGTATTGCGCCATACGGTGAAAACGAATACAAACAGAGAATTGGTCCGAATCAGTTTTTAATGAAAGACAAATATATTTTTGTTTATCAGGACGTGCGCGGAAGATACATGAGTGAAGGGATC from Chryseobacterium indoltheticum encodes the following:
- a CDS encoding restriction endonuclease; the encoded protein is MDSILEYITNDIKKQYNSHFLLNDELEYLIEMNKYERSSVILANYYNTDLKGKDLGLSLLNIVYDTLRNPSFNLDDDDEFYIENSKEAIDSDENFYFNNPIYNWYEYSDWNNNHREILLLQIQNILINNEKIRKYDLNEIDLQIYKEIISNEELAKSINWRNFELLLAKILEKFEYEVEVLKGSKDGGIDIIALNKSTSFGQERYLIQAKKWSNKVGVDPVRNLLWAHNEYKATKSCLITTSKFTKGAWELAEKYKWQIELKDYQKLSEWIEEASKKF
- a CDS encoding DUF6261 family protein, whose protein sequence is MKISLQRVSTKDLATLTERTITVSTSGKYPMLANHPLMNELTTHYADYDAVYTKKSFSGKGKDVAAADHDRDIAFSSLKAFLNGYRQVFSVPNYQDAEDLYQIFVQFGLDLDRMSYSSQTAQMKKLIEELQFPANTQKIANLSLSVAFAEMKTRHEYFEDIFEEQTEANAGLRQMESASSVRRSLEKTLRSYFNILTAMKEVPDWKDAYAEVNELVKAAKNSTIDRKKSADEPE